The following DNA comes from Simkania negevensis Z.
ACATCGGGAGCCATTTTTTTAGTGAGGCTGAGGTCGGCATAAGAATTAAAACCCAAAATGCGGGCCATTTCTTTTCGGATGGAAAGTTGGTCGACGATGTTTTCAGAGTTGTCGTAGCTTCCAATTGAAGCTTTTAGTATTTGGCCGCGGTAAAGTTTTTCTCGGACATCCCGATTTGTACAATGTCGCATGACGGGAAGATAAACGGGGGGGTTGAGGCTGAGTTTCCATGGCCCTTCTTCAGGTGAGGAAATAGGATCGGTTTCAAGTCGAGAATAATTGTAGGCGTTCGACGCGAGCTGAAACACATTTTCAGGAACGCCGTCCATTAGCTTTTTGTCACGAACGATGAGAGAAAAGTTTTTGATGGCATCTAGAACGTTCGCGTTGTATTTGGATTGAAGTTCATTTAAGTGGGAAATGAGTTCGTTGAACCGCTTTTTTTTCTCTCCTTCGAGACCGATGCCACTGAGCTCAGCCTGCATCAAACGTCCTTCAAGAATCCGTTTTTGCGCTGGGACAAGGTCATTCCACTCTTCTCCTTCTCGTATTTGTTTGTAAGCTTTGTAAAGAGGCTTACTTTGCTTGATTCGAAGCATGAGATCAGTCCAAAGTGGTTCCACTTGAGACCATGCTTGTCTAAGTTCATAAGAGTCCATCACCATTTTTAAATGGATCATGGGACCGACAACCCGATGGATTTCTTCTTCAATCGCTTCAAGAGGAGCCATAATGGAGTCCCATGTCGGATGCTGTCTATGCTCGATGGAGGAGAGTTTCGGTTCGACATTTTGAAGAAGGGTTTCTATTGCAGGAACAAAGTGTTTGGGTCTAATTGTGTCGAATGGAACGAGATCTTTGTAAGCAACAAGGGGATTGAGAATTTCTGAGTGAATAGACGGCTTTTGAATTTCAGCTGTCAGCTGCTCTGGTGCTTCGATCATAGGTATTGCCATTACGTCCCTCAAACTAAATTCAAAAAGCAAATTTTAAGAGTTTACGGTTTGATGTCAATTGACTTTTTCAATGACTTTCCATAGTTTGAAGGAAATGTTTCTGTGTAAGGAAAAAAAATGGCTCGCCGTTCCCTAGACGATCGGGAAATCGTGATAAAAAAACACCACCATCATTGGAAAATGAGATTATTGGTGGCGCTGATCATGTTAGGTCTTTCGTTTATTGGTTTGATTGTTTCGGATATTAAGCAAAATGGGGCATGGAACTATTGGCGTGTTATGGTTCCCATTTATGCGGTTTTGTGTTTGTTTTTATCGTGGTATTTAAGACGTCAAAAGAAGATCATGTCGGCGGCAACAATTTGGCATGAATTGGTCCAATGGGTTGGTCTTGCTCTTTCTGTTTATCTCGTTTCGATTTTTGTGAAAATCGGGCTGATGGGTCGGTTTGAAGCGGGTCTTGTTGTTCTCACCCTGTTAGCTCTGACGATTTTTATTGCAGGGATCTATGTAGAAGCGACCTTTTTCTTAATTGGTCTTCTTATGGGGATTTTTGCAGCTGCAGCCGCCCTCATGGCTGCGTATGTTTACACAGTGATGTTACCACTTACCATTATTGTTGCAGTGTTATTAGTATGGGTCGCGCGCAAAAGAATGTAACTTTTTTCCTCCTTGGCATACTTGTGATTTGCTCCACAAGTTGTGTCAACTTAAATAAACGGATTTTTCCAAAAGGTCCAGCACCGAAAGCAGTGACACATCCTCTACCCGGTGAAGCGGATGAATGTGGCATTTGGGCTGATACAAATGACCCTTCTAATAGCGCCCTCATTTGCAATGACAAGTCTCCGTTTGGAGCTCTCTTTGTTTTTGATCTCAGCGGAAAAGAAATTTCTCGCTCACATAATATGGACCGTCCTGTGGGGGTGAGCATACGCAATGGTATCAAGATGAAGAATGGAGATGTCATTGACGTTGTGGGGTGTGGTGTTCGCGGGACAAATGAGATCAAGATTTTTAAAATAGATCCGAGCACGCGGGAACTTATTGATGTGACCCATTCTTCGGGAATTTCTTCAGGATTTCACAGTGATACCTATGGGTTTTGCCTCTATAAACGACAGTCTGATGGGCAGCTTTTTTGCTTTGTCAGTACGAAACATACAGAAAATATCCATCAATATCGCTTAGATGATAATGGAACGGGAAGATTTCAGGGAACATTGGTGCGCAAATTTGGAGTGACTCATCAACGGAGCTTTGTTGAAGGGATGGTTGCAGATGATGAATACGGCTATTTTTATGCTTGTGATGAAAGACATGCGATCTTGAAATTTTATGCCGATCCCGATGTGAAAAAAGATCCATTTATTAAAGCCTTTGGACTTGCTGATGGGATCAAAGGAGACCGTGAAGGACTAGGCCTTTACAAAATGGCAAATGGGAAGGGATATCTCCTCGTTTCAAGTCAGGGAGATTCGACATTCAAAATCTATGAACGGACAGGCAGCAACAAGTTTGTGAAATCGATTCATGCAGAAGGGGTGACTAAAACAGATGGAATTGGGGTCACTTCTCTAAAAATCCCTCCGAATTATCCCACTGGAGTTTTTGCGGCGCATAATGACAAGAACAACAACTACGCCATCTTTGATTGGTTTGAGTTTTCAGGTTTACAATAATGCCAATAAAGCTTTCTTTTACGAATCAGTATCAGACAGTTCGCAGGCAGACGTTAGATTTATGCCAAAATTTACAAGTCGAAGACTTTGTGATTCAAAGCATGGATGATGTTAGTCCCTCTAAATGGCATCTTGCGCACACAACTTGGTTTTTTGAAAACTTTCTTCTTTCAGAGTTTTGCCAAGGCTACACTTGGTTTCACCCTCAATTTAAATTTCTCTTCAATTCTTACTACGAAACGGTTGGAAATTTTCATGCACGTCCTCATCGTGGACTTTTATCTCGGCCCACAACAGAAGAAGTCTTTGCCTATCGGAAAGAAATTGATCGACGTATGATCGACTTTCTAGAAAAGGGATCATATGATCGAGAAGAGGTTGAGTCAATTGTGACAGTGGGATTGCAACATGAGCAGCAACACCAAGAACTGATCCTCACAGACATTAAATACAATTTCTTTTGCAACCCTTTAAAGCCGGCTTTAAACGAGAGAGATCTTACTGACAAAGAAGTTGCCCCTCTGCAGCAGTGGATGTCAATTGAGGAAGGTGTCTATGAGGTGGGGTTTGAAGGAGAAGGTTTTTCTTATGACAATGAAAGCCCAAGGCATAAAATTTATTTGCAAGACTTTGAGTTAGCAATGCGTCTTGTAACGAATCGAGAGTATCTCGCCTTTA
Coding sequences within:
- a CDS encoding phytase; protein product: MICSTSCVNLNKRIFPKGPAPKAVTHPLPGEADECGIWADTNDPSNSALICNDKSPFGALFVFDLSGKEISRSHNMDRPVGVSIRNGIKMKNGDVIDVVGCGVRGTNEIKIFKIDPSTRELIDVTHSSGISSGFHSDTYGFCLYKRQSDGQLFCFVSTKHTENIHQYRLDDNGTGRFQGTLVRKFGVTHQRSFVEGMVADDEYGYFYACDERHAILKFYADPDVKKDPFIKAFGLADGIKGDREGLGLYKMANGKGYLLVSSQGDSTFKIYERTGSNKFVKSIHAEGVTKTDGIGVTSLKIPPNYPTGVFAAHNDKNNNYAIFDWFEFSGLQ
- the egtB gene encoding ergothioneine biosynthesis protein EgtB; translation: MPIKLSFTNQYQTVRRQTLDLCQNLQVEDFVIQSMDDVSPSKWHLAHTTWFFENFLLSEFCQGYTWFHPQFKFLFNSYYETVGNFHARPHRGLLSRPTTEEVFAYRKEIDRRMIDFLEKGSYDREEVESIVTVGLQHEQQHQELILTDIKYNFFCNPLKPALNERDLTDKEVAPLQQWMSIEEGVYEVGFEGEGFSYDNESPRHKIYLQDFELAMRLVTNREYLAFIEDRGYERAELWLSDGWKDLKRSRCKAPLYWEQKDGVWMQFSLSGMVPLNLEEPVCHVSFYEAAAFARWAGHRLPTEFEWEVAAKQKGTIKGNFVESGRFHPQVARGNQLFGDCWEWTQSSYSPYPGYQAPFSPLGEYNGKFMCNQQVLRGGSCMTPRDHIRPSYRNFFYPHSSWQCTGIRLVNAVPVLNDTPIF